Below is a window of Rhea pennata isolate bPtePen1 chromosome 2, bPtePen1.pri, whole genome shotgun sequence DNA.
AGGCAAACTTACCATCTCTTATTTTCCTGGCGTGTTGTCTGCACGTGCGTGGGTTTAAACGTGTGTCTGGGGATTTAGAAGATAGGGGTACTGCTGATAACTTACTGCATAAATTATCTTGTCATTGATTTGGTGGTTTTTCTCTCCAAACGAGTTGTTGCTGCGTGCTGCTTTCCAATTCATGAGAAGTTTGTATTTCTcaacatcacagaatcacaaataGCTATAGTTGGAAGATTAACTCTAGAAGTTGTCTAGTGTAGCTCCTCTTTCTTTGAGTAAGTtacccaggaccatgtccaggcaggttttgaatgcctctaaggatggagactccaccaGTTCTCTGGGTAGCTCTGTTTCAGTGTTCAACCCCTTCTCACAGTGAAAAGGCATTTTCTGATGTTCAGATGAAGTATTCTGAATTTCAATTTatgccctttgcctcttgtcactgggcaccactgaaaagagtctggctccacATTCTTTACACCATCCTATAAGATCTAGTGAGCTGTTTCTTCACCATGCTAAACATTCCTAGCTCCCTCAGTCTGTCCTTGTATGATACTCTAGTTGCTTAATCATCTTTTAGGgtttttgctgtgcttgttccAATATATCCATGTCCTTTAACTGGGAAGCCCAGCAGTGAACACAGCTCTCCCTGTGTGgcctcagcagtgctgagtagagggcaAAGATCACTGCCTTTGACTGCTGCCAATgtttttcctaatgcagccctggATGGCACTGGTCTTCTCGGTCTCAGGGGCACACTGCTGGTTCATGGCCAGCTTGTTCACCAggacttccaggtccttctttgTAAAGCTTCTTTCTAGCTGACCAGCCCCCAGCCTGTGTTGGTACATAGAGTTATTCCTTGTCTGTGCCGCACTTaatgaggttcctctctgcccatttcttcGGCCTAGTGAGAcccctctgaatggcagcacaggccTCTtgtgtatcagccactcctcacagATGCTCACAGGCTTGCTGAGGGGGCACTCATTCCATTATCCAGGTAATTAATGAAGAGGTTAAACAACACTGACTCCAGCATTGATCCCTGGGTGGCAGGCACCACTAGTGACTGGCCTTCAGCTGGATTTcatgccactgatcacaaccctctgagcctAGTAGgtcagccagttttcagtccacttCATTTACTGCTTATCCAGCTTgtacttcatcagcttgtctatgaAGACGCTATgtgagacagtgtcaaaaagcTTACTAAACTCAACAACATCCTCTGCCCTCATCAGTCAAATGTGTTAAGGGTACTTGCAAGCCAGTTGTGTTTAGGGTACCAATATCCTTATGTAATTTGCTTTATCTATCCCCTCAACTGAATTACTCAATCAGGAAAATCTGTAGGTCATGAAACACTTCTTTTATGTTAAGTACTACTTAGTTCTCTGTACTGGAAGGCAATTGAAGATTTTCATGACCTACAATGTGCAGGAAATCAGTTTTTTCTCTAGCAAACTTGCACAACAGCACTTTCAATGTGTTATCATTTTGACACTGAATATTGCAGTTCTTTGCTGCTGACAATTTCATATGGAAATCTGCAGGGCCTTTATATACCTGCTGAACAAATCTTTTGAACTCCATAAACTATTGTCACACAAttatttctattcatttctttttgtgtacATTTTAATCCTTGAGCACACATTTCAATCCTTGAACACAATTTTTGTGATAGTGTGATTGTAAGGCTTCTTTCACTTGATTTAGAACTGGAACAGTTCTTTATACCTAAACGTTTTACCTTTAGGTTGATTCATCACAAACTGGCTGCTTGTCATTGATGCAATTTAGAACTGTGGTGAAAGTTGCTGATTGCTACTCAAATTGTGGTAAACAGTGGTCTAGCTTGGCTGTTTAATTCAATAAAGCATGGACTTCTGCTTCATAAACTGCTAATTCAATAAAGCATGGATTTGTGCTTCATAAACCGCTAATActttaggtattttttttcttttttagtttagCTCACATGGTTTTGTCAGGAAAAGCTCTAACATAGATGCAACTTTATTTAAAGAGGGAAGGATTATAATGATATTTTActattataaaatatgtatgacTCTCAGGAAATGGTGGACTTTGCTGGCTCTGAACTTAGTTTAGATGATGTTCAGGTTATAACTTAGTATTTAAAGTATGAGATGACTTTCAAGCCTTATGTTACAAGTTATGGGCTGTATTGCGGAATTTGCAAAAAAAGCAGTAGTAAAGTCACAACCGATTCAAATTGTTAGCATGTTTGCAATGGCTATGTTAACATTATGTTATTTTCTTAGCATACTTCTAAATCGATACATTCTCATATATCCTATATATATCaaattttccataatttttatgttatttttcccagtgtgaattacattttaatggatattttctgtatttttgtattgcaTCTGTGTTGTGATAACCTGTTTTTATTGAAATTGAGATATAGAATCATATTTGTGACTTCTATgcaaaatttttcttaaaaacttttGTAAGTTATGTCAAGCTCTTATTTTTGATCAGTACTTGTAGATAGCCATAAGTTTGTAGCGTACTCACTTTGGTGTTTCTGTTCTAATGTGCTGTGGATTGTGGAGAAATGGAATGGCTGTTGTATAACCAGGGTCTCTTTATGTGCTAAAGCAATTAGTAGCATGTAAGAAAATCCTGAACTAACTCTTTGGAAACTAAGGTCTTCTGCAGAGTGCTCAGTGTTTAGTAATTCCACGCTGTGCACTCTGCATCACAATACATGTTTCTTTACAAACTGTCTTCTGCAGCTTAATTTGGACAATTGATTTTAGtaacactgtaaaaataaaatcacagtgCTGGACCTCTTCCCAAGATCTCTTGTTTAGTATCTCACCTCTAGTTCAGCTCAAAAGTAAATGTTGAATTAAGTGTAAAGATTAATACTGTCACTTAATATAGCCACAGATTAatgtgcaataaaataaaacgtACACTTTGCAGGTTCAAGAAAACTCCCCAGCTCAACAAGGAGGACTGGAACCTTTCTTTGATTTCATTATTGCGATAGGACACACAAGGCTTGTAAGTcacaaatgatctttttttttctgaataaaatacagtattgtACTGATGAAAGGTGGAAGATAAAGCTGTTGCAGTAGAGAAAGTGTGTCATATTGGACATTGCATAtgatattaaaatgtaatgtaaaattTAGTGATGTTTAAAATCCTCTCTGATTGTCTGGATTCATATCTGAGGAAAAGACTTGCCTATCTCTAGTCAAACTTCCCTAACTTCCTAGCAGACTTAACATAATATTCATGATATTACTTATGCATGCTTTCTGCACAAGGTGAATATTGAAATGGTGAGTCAGCGGTAAGAGCTCaaaatttgtttaaacaaaCTTGTTTCAACACttgataaaacaaacaaaaaaaatcattaacaaGAGGAAAGGTGCCACATGGCTTTGTCTGTTTGGCTTTAAGACTAGGAACATAGGTCCTGCATGGTGAGTtaagaaagaagagagctgaataaattttaacacactttttgtttaaaaggctCAAAACTCTGACTGTGTTCCTCATCCTAGTTATGTACCAGCTGAATTCTTCAGTTTTACCTTGCTTTCATTAGTGCACATGTCTTTCTGGAAATGATCATTATAAAGGCAGATTCCAGTTGAAGATTAGTCAGTCTAGGCTAATACTTTACAGAAATAATGATAGTTCTCTAAAGTGTTCCCAAATATTCTGCCCTTTCATGGTCAGATTTATGTAATTATTGAGTAAGGAAAAGGATTAgattcatgaaataaaatgttgctgCTTCATGTTACTACTACGTAGTTGAGTGCTGATTTGATAGTAATTACAAAGAATGGGAGAATATGTGATAAAAGTGCATAATAGAGATTACTAATATAAAAGGACATGAGCTGACACTACTGActttttttaactaaaagtTGAACTGTTGGCACTGTAGAAGGCAGAATCTAAACCTTTGAGTGTTACTGGTTCTTAGTTCAGCCTCTTCCAGACCTGAAATCTTTGTGTTACTGGAGCAACTAGATATAATGTTAACGATATActtctttctgtgctctgtagaataaagaaaacaatatgCTGAAAGATCTTCTGAAGGCAAATGCTGAAAAACCAGTGAAGCTGGAGGTGTATAATatcaaaacaatgaaaataagagaGGTGGAGGTTATCCCCAGTAACATGTGGGGAGGGCAAGGTCTTCTTGGTGCCAGCGTGAGGTTCTGCAGTTTCCAGGGAGCCAATGAACACGTGTGGCATGTTTTGGTGAGACAGAATTCTTTGCTTGTCCAGCAAGTTGCTGAGCTAAGAACAGAATGTAAATTGCTATTTCAAAACTTCTTCAAGATATTAACATACATTTTAAGTTGTTAGGGTCCATTCTGGGAGGAGGGTAAATGTCAAAAAGGCCTTTTAGTATTCAAATctgaacttttttaaaaacaattggtatatttttcttctttttccaacAGATGAAATGTGCCACTTAACATTCCAAGGATGTGTTAGTTCATAATTTGAGATATTCCAGGAGTGTTCTCATAAGGATCTGTAGATAAAAGTTTAGGAGTCTCTCATATttagtaaaaaatatttaaaacaattttctttggaagaaaaaccATGAAGGTGCTAGTAAACTCTTGGTGGCTGGTTTGTGTTGATaaactatgtttttaaaatgtaacattttaggagtaatttttatgtaaaagtAAATGCTACTGAAATCACATACAAAAAACTCTTGCAAGTTTGTCTAAGCCATTTGAATAGGGACAGGTGGTGAGTGACTGTTAGTGTTGCTCCAGTAAGTGAATGCCTGCTGCTTATTTATCCCTGTGTGTGTGGCaggaagaggatttttttcccttcctcttttttttcttcttacattgAAGAATCAATGGCAAATGCAAAAAGCATTCTGGCATTGGTGTTTCTGTTGGCTACATTTCatcaaagtaattttaatacaaaaaaagcatcaaaaagttttttaaatgtaatttgaaTATTCTTAGGGAGGGAGAGCCAAAAGAGTAGAACAGCTTAGGAAAGGCTGATGTAATCTGTTGTTCTATTTTTGattgtttaaataaatgcaacttCTCAAGGTCTTCAAAAGtatattattttgaattagTAATGTCCTGATTagatagtgtttttttttttttttttccatgtatctTACAAGATCCTACATGTACATATAGACTGGTtcagatgcttctttttttgtcctataAACAAAATCTCTCTTTCCCTCTATGGTTTTGTAGAGTTAGTGCTCCTTTTTGAGCTTTATGTGTCTTACTGAGCTATAACTTGAGATGACATATGTCATTCTTTCACAGGACGTTGAACCTGCATCTCCTGCAGCTCTAGCTGGTCTGCAGCCGTATGCCGACTACATTGTTGGATCTGATCAAATTCTTCAGGAGGTAAGGCATGTGTTCCTCTAAATAGTGACGGTGTTCATGCCTGCCAAGGGTATATAGTTTtatggtttggggttttttttaatctaattgtGTGCACAATAAATGCATGTAGATCGTCTTTCGAGAGGTTGATGTTTATGGTAGATACTTTATGACAGAGGTgagcattcctttttttttttttttttaaatcagtcaaTAAAACAAGTTGCTCTTAAAGATCAAACTACGCTGTTGTTTTTTAGCATTGGATTTTAGCATCGATGagttaatttcattttgaattaatgAGCTGCCTAAAAACTTAATTCAGTTCCAGCCCCTTGTCTTACAGATTTGAGTTGAATAACtcttaccttcttttttttatttcttttctttttttttttttttctccttagtcggaggatttcttttcactgattGAATCCCATGAGGGGAAGCCACTGAAGCTGATGGTTTATAACTCTGAAGCAGACTCCATTCGAGAGGTAGTTGTGACTCCCAATGGAGCTTGGGGTGGAGAAGGAAGGTACTGATCTGCGGCCAGTTGCTGATGATGACAGGTTATACACTCACTGTAAACGAGCTTCTAATAAGAGTATTATCGCTGATtgtagctttttgttttcaagttaaGCCGTGTTTTCCTACATTTGTCACATAAAACTGCTCttctttcaataaaaaaagataGCTGAGAATTATGCAGACATGTTTTGGATGTAATCCTACCTGAGTTGAAACCAATGGCAAAACTTTTGTTGACTTTCCTGGTAGCAGATTTAGTAGCTATATTCTCACAGTCAAACATTCAATAGaggaagaacaaaatacaaatcaagtcagaatgtatttttgtgAAGATCAttggaaataaataaactgaaagCTGAGCTATGTATACCTAAGTGTCAGCTGCAGTGCTCCTTAAGTATCATAACTGAAAGGATTCTTATAGATAAGTTTTTCTTGCTATAGATTTAGTACTCTAAAATTCTATTTCCCTTTGTTTTAAAGAgtcaaaatttaaaacaatagtTTTGATAAGAACACCTTTTTCAAATCTTGTTCTACTTTGTTTGTGCAGTTTAGGATGTGGCATTGGATATGGCTATTTGCACAGAATTCCAACACAGTCTataatagcaaagaaaaagccagaaagCAAACCATCTTCACCCTTATCATCGGAAGCCAGAATTCCTGTATCATCTACTAATGGTTACACAGAGGTAGGTAAGAAAACTCTCTGGCAAGTCCTCTGGAGTTGTACGAAAATTTTATACTTGGAATATTCATAATACAATATATCTGAGTATAGCGTACAATTTTGCTTGAATGAAATTGAGTTAGGTGAAGGGCAAGTGACAATTGATGAGACTTGCTGAGCAGATGACAGGAAGGATGGCATGAGAGATTCCTTTTTGCTGAGCTGCCCTTTATTTATTCAGACTTGCAAGTGGGATTCTTCTTCCATATTCTTCATTGTATTTGGGTGCAATTAGAAATACTCCCAATACTTCTTCAACTAGGTGGgttgaaataaatttttgccAAATACTTTTTGTTCTAAAGACTTACATCAGCTGTATCAATGAATGAGAACCACATTAGAAGAATCCCCTTCTTactaggaaataaaatacatgtacaGTGATTTAGCGTGGACTTTTCTTCTAAGAACCTACAGGCTTTGAAAGGGTACATTGGAGCCTGTCCTAATCAGTGACTAGATCATGAGTTTCTGCGTTGCAGATTATATCTGATTTGTTAGACTTGGAAACTGAGGTGGAATGCTTTCATAGGAAAGTCTTCCTCAGATGAAGctattagtattttaaaaaatttgcttttcctccttattttaCTCCAGACTCCGTTATTGGCACCCGCTTCTCAGAGTGAAAGCGCTGAAATAGTTATGAACTTGGATCAGTCCACAGATCAAGAGATGGACGGCTATTCACCAGAAAGCTcgctttctcctcctcctcctgtccaGAGAGTTATGGATCCaggtatgtgtgtgttttttgttgttctttttttgttgttgttgtttgttttcctctatcTCCACAGCCATTTCTTAGAGGACATCTAAGTAAACTAATAAAGTCTTAAACAAGTTTGAGACTTAAACACAGAATTATGAGCCTTGATGTTTCCATTGTAATTTTTGACTACAGTGGATTTCAGAGCTATAGAATTTTCGTACTGCGGGCCTGACTAAGGTTAATGAaatctttccactgacttcagcatattttttaggttataattttatttgcattttgcgGGGAGGAGACTTCACTGTCTTCTGTCTGGATATAACACATCTTGTTGGATCTAGAATTTTGTACTGTATCTAAAGCAGTATTACAATGTTTGCTTTCTCCTTCAGGATTTCTAGACATGTCTGGTATTCCATTTCCTGACCTCACTGACTTAACAAAAGTGTCTGAAATGTCTGCCTCCTTCAGCATGCCAGCAGCAGACACTTTAAGAGGCACTGAAAAGTTAATGTCTAACAGTGAAGCTACTACTTATTTTGGTAAGTGTATTCAGGATTGCCGCACCTCTGACCTGATCTCTAGAATGGTATCAATTCATGCTCAATCAACAGTGTCATGCTTTTTGGAAATAAGCCAATATTAAGAAACTTCAAGCTGAAAAAATTAGACAATTTGGATAAAATAAGATAGAAATAGTAGAATTGTAGTCTAGAGTTGTTGAAACAGGCAAAAACCGCTAGGCATTTTTATATGGTTGTGATACATGGCTTTTACTCTTTAACTGAAAGTATTGATGATCCAAGTTAAACTGAGCCTAAAAGtatatatttctaaaatcagCGGCAATTTTTGTACTACAGGCTTGTTTTCACctttgaaaaagtgaaaacaaaattacaatCTTCTTACAGCAACTTTTctatttagaaggaaaaatccTTCACCTTatggtttctgttttctttgagaagGGGGACAAAGGGGTAAGAATTGTAACCCgaaagaaaacatctgtagTGTAAGAATGATGTAAACCAAATGGTTCGTGGTCTCCTAAAATTTACTGTACCTTCAGAGATTCTGCATTTTGGGAGAACTGAGGAAACAGCTTATGTATTTCATGAGGAAATGACAATAGATGGAATCTGTGTTAAACATCTAAGGTTATTTTATTCAAGCTGAGGTTCTAGAAATTTGGAAGCCAGAGCACTGTCCATCAGCATGACAGGTTTTAATTTTCACAAACTATTTCCATTTCCCAGAGAATCCCACAGCTTTGAACCCTGAAGACTTAACCATGTATCCTGAAGGTTCAGTTAAGCAGCCTGAGTTGGACCAGCTAATACCTTCCATTTCACCCTTAccttctcttgctcttcctAACgaaatttcttcaaaaacaacACTAGGAACTGATCCAGATAACCAAGAAACAAAACTACCCCTAAACAGTTTTGAGAGCTCATTATCAACAACTACGCTAAAGCCTGATGATGAAGGAGGTgaacagaaagaggaagctgCACAAGATCAGTGAAAAGGATGCTTCTTTTGTTGCCAGACTGTCAATAGGCTGTAATGCTACAgcttggaatatttttctgatcTCTTGAGAGAATTACAGCCATTCTATTTTGTTAGTGTAGACAATATTATAGAAATGTGTAAATTCATATGAAATACCTATCCTATTATATTCTTCTATCATGGTTTGATGTGTTTTCAGACTTTGTTTGAATATTGTTCAAAATCAACAAATTATTCAGTTCtcttaaaaggagaaaatattgcaaaaactATTTGGACACGGGTAAAGTTTTAACTTATTGGATTAAAGTTTGACTTACTCTTGAATTACTCTTCAATGTATTCTGTGAGGGCATTCTGCCTGAACAGTGACCTTAAATGATGACTTTCCCAGTATGTTTGatggcattttaaaagaaaattatcttaCAATTTTGACTTGCTGGAAGAATTTGCTAATAGTTTACCTCAGTTTGATGACTCTTATGACTTTTATGGCCTCCATACCCCAAGATAACTTTACTCATACTTATTACTCTGCCAACTGTTACTTTCTTGCTttagccttttctttctctataaCAGTTATTTGCATCTTTTGCAGGAAAGGAAGTAGTTTAAGTTTTGAAATTGCAACATACAGATAGGACAAAGTCTGTTACTCACTTTAACTCTTCAGTGGATTATATGATGGTCtcatagcttaaaaaaatcaaggaaagaaTGCTGGTGGTTATTTGAAATTAAGTTTATTAAAGTAAAGATGATTTAAATCAATTCCATGTGAATTTAGGGTGATTAACCTTATAAATGGAGTTGAACATGTCTTGATTTCTCTAGCAACAGAGAAATAGCTTTTATAGTTATGCTTTTCTATTTCCCCaattagtatttttataaaaaaaatccttaagtTCAAGGCACTGGAATGGAACTCACTCTGCAACACATCTTTTGCTTCTtagagctttattttttgtttacatttgtcttgaaatattttccaccaTATGAACCTTTGTGTTGCATGTTTAGTAAGTAACATGTAACAGTTAAAGAAATCTGAAGGTTTTTATATTCCTCAGGGCAGCAATTTAACATGGAATTTTAAATTGATTGGGAATAACTTCACTATAGCTGATACAGTTACTCTGATGAAAATCCCCTGCAAACTAACAGAACCAGGTGTAACATTAGATATGTTTTAAGCTATAAGTTTGTAGTTTTATTTGGCACAATATGGTGTCAAATTCCCTCTACTCTCACCCTGATGATTTTCTGCATTGTGCCCAATGGAGATTAGTGAACAGAATGACTGACTAGGCTAAAATACTGCAACAGCATGGGATGGAGAGTCGTCTGCGTCACACGCACCTGCCTGTGACAGCTCACCTTCAGCGGAATGGTGTAGATGAAGCCATGAAACAAGGGACAGGTCTTCAGATGACGTacggttaaaaaaaaacttctctttaaGATTTCTTAATCACTAGTCTTAAAAGTACAGTTAGGACTAGTGCAGTTTTAAGATACAGCACACAACAGCTCAGAAAAGAATGGccaaaatactttcttcttccttaaaagaacaaagtaaGCACTAAATACAGGTGCTGATTATTCAGGAATTAAGAGACTTAAGTCTAGTTTGATAAATAGTCTGTAATAGttaactactatttttttttctctctcctacaCTGCTAAAgtacattttctcttcttcccttcctctatTGGACACTACATGTGTGAATAGCCAAAAACTAAGtacaaaaaatatgtaatttaagCTATCAGTAAGTTTTTATTCACTCCTGGAGCCATATGACTGAGGACAAATAAGTGTTCTATGgtgagattttttgtttgtttaggaCAGTTCTTTAATATTACATCTTTGTCAACGCTGTGTTTTTAAGCTGATGGCAGCTTAAGTGATGGTGTATCCCAGGCACCCTTTGGAAATTTCAAAGCAGGAAATGTccaaattcagatttcaaatgTCACAGTAATAAACAGCTCAACATTCATGGTACTGTGTCTAGCCTACCTCATGTTAATTCGATCctgttggggaaaaaatcagtatATATTTATGAAGACTTGATACTCCTTCTCATCATGtccaaagaaaaatctgtttagtATGCAAATTTAGAGAACTGTATAGGCGTTCAGCCTCTAGCAGTAGAATGTTGTATTCACGTGACCTGTGGCTGTACCACTTTGATGCTAGAAGAGTTAAAGTTTAACATACTGATCAAATTCCTTATCTCTGACAAGTTGGAGGAGAGTATCTTTTGAGATTGATGAAGCTATAGTACTTAGCACTGCCTTGGAGCTTTAAGAACTAAAGCAAAACAAGGGGAGctggggttggactagatgacctccagaggtcccttccaacctccaccattctttgattctgtaaagtggagaaggagaaagtatTCCTTTACTGGTGGGTACAGACATGACAGAGCTGCTTATGAATCTTCCGTTTCAGAATATAACCTAAAATAAGATTGCCAGAAGCTCCTGTGAGTAGAAGGTAGCAAGTCTTATACTATAGAAAGATGGATCCACTTGTCCTGTTGGTGTGTCTGCTACGTTTCCTTCATCCCATTGCTGCAAATACAGACACCCGGAGCACCATCCTGTCAGATGCACTGTATGTTGTAGACCAAGCTGGAGCATTTGTGATAGTCTCATTCCTTAATTTGAGGAAATTCAGGAAGGGAATGATCAGAGGAAAGTCCAATACCAGATGATAcagctgaaagaagagaaatgtacCTAAGGCCTGTGAGGACAGACCAGTTTTggaataaaaacagcattttgtgtTGACCTGAGATGAGCAGAACAACtactttttaagaaatacacTGCAATCAAGTGTAGTCCCAAACAAACAGCTACTTCTTCCAAATACCTAGGAGGGGTTGTGTAGCATCCTGTTCACTTAGGTAAACTTTGGGAGCATCTATCAAACCTGACAGTGGTCTTCCTTTTGCAAACCCTGGAAGGATtatctcagcagcagcacagtggcatggcaaaaaaaagacaaagggaTGATGTACCCTGGGTAGGTCCTACGCTAATTTTACAGCGTGGAGGCAGCACATGTTGAGTTAGACATTGCTTTGCAACTCAGTTTGCCCACACAATCTGATAATCTGTTAACATCAGTGATCGAGCCTGAGGACTGAATGTGACAGATACGAATCCAGAGTGGCTCCCAGCAGCTCAAGTATTACAGCTGCAATCAGGCAAAACTCATGTCTTCATCTCCATTGAAACATGCCTCTGGCGAGCCTAAAGTCAGAGCACCTGGGTAGTGATGTGGTTGCACACTAGAAGAGGTgctcagagaagctgtggagcCTCAGAACTCTACTGGATGTGGGTCAAAGCAATTCAATCTAACTTTGCCCCAAACAGGCCTGATGTCAGAGGCCTAGATCAAACCCTCCCTTCCGAAACAAATCATTGAATTCCAATACATACAAAACTTGGTGTAGGAGTGCAACCTTTCACCGCCCAGTAGTCAGGTTTGGCATGAAAAGCAACTGCCCTATCTCGGAGGGGTACCGTGGTAACTTTGGGCAGCATAACCCTGTACTAGGAACGATCCTAGCCCCACCAAAAACACATTGGATGTTCTGCCATGAATGAGGACGGTCAGATTCTTTAAGGCAAACAGCTACTGCAAAGAGTTATTGAAATACCAAATTCAGGCAGAAGTGACTTTTCTTGAACTTTCACAGCAGGCTTGCCCGCTTACTAAAATCTGCATCCATCTGCTGACAGCCTAGACTAATCTGTATGTAGAAGCTGCCATACTTGACTGAATGCCTCTTAGCTGTAACTAACTGGTAAATGCTACAGTGGGAGAGGCTGCAACACAGAGATCAATGTATGCAGAAATCAACGCATACACGTGTGCACTGATGGGTTTGAATCTTGCACTTTTAGCTACTTGGagttcagaaattatttttttttttattaaggaaGATTTTGTACCTTTCAAAGTATGATTCACACAGCACTTAGGACTGCAGCACTAACTCAGCACTAACTAATTTAGCCAGGCACACACCACCTCTGCTCTTGCCC
It encodes the following:
- the GORASP1 gene encoding Golgi reassembly-stacking protein 1 isoform X1 — protein: MGLGSSSQVPDGGAEGFHVHGVQENSPAQQGGLEPFFDFIIAIGHTRLNKENNMLKDLLKANAEKPVKLEVYNIKTMKIREVEVIPSNMWGGQGLLGASVRFCSFQGANEHVWHVLDVEPASPAALAGLQPYADYIVGSDQILQESEDFFSLIESHEGKPLKLMVYNSEADSIREVVVTPNGAWGGEGSLGCGIGYGYLHRIPTQSIIAKKKPESKPSSPLSSEARIPVSSTNGYTETPLLAPASQSESAEIVMNLDQSTDQEMDGYSPESSLSPPPPVQRVMDPGFLDMSGIPFPDLTDLTKVSEMSASFSMPAADTLRGTEKLMSNSEATTYFENPTALNPEDLTMYPEGSVKQPELDQLIPSISPLPSLALPNEISSKTTLGTDPDNQETKLPLNSFESSLSTTTLKPDDEGGEQKEEAAQDQ
- the GORASP1 gene encoding Golgi reassembly-stacking protein 1 isoform X3, coding for MGLGSSSQVPDGGAEGFHVHGVQENSPAQQGGLEPFFDFIIAIGHTRLDVEPASPAALAGLQPYADYIVGSDQILQESEDFFSLIESHEGKPLKLMVYNSEADSIREVVVTPNGAWGGEGSLGCGIGYGYLHRIPTQSIIAKKKPESKPSSPLSSEARIPVSSTNGYTETPLLAPASQSESAEIVMNLDQSTDQEMDGYSPESSLSPPPPVQRVMDPGFLDMSGIPFPDLTDLTKVSEMSASFSMPAADTLRGTEKLMSNSEATTYFENPTALNPEDLTMYPEGSVKQPELDQLIPSISPLPSLALPNEISSKTTLGTDPDNQETKLPLNSFESSLSTTTLKPDDEGGEQKEEAAQDQ
- the GORASP1 gene encoding Golgi reassembly-stacking protein 1 isoform X2; translation: MLKDLLKANAEKPVKLEVYNIKTMKIREVEVIPSNMWGGQGLLGASVRFCSFQGANEHVWHVLDVEPASPAALAGLQPYADYIVGSDQILQESEDFFSLIESHEGKPLKLMVYNSEADSIREVVVTPNGAWGGEGSLGCGIGYGYLHRIPTQSIIAKKKPESKPSSPLSSEARIPVSSTNGYTETPLLAPASQSESAEIVMNLDQSTDQEMDGYSPESSLSPPPPVQRVMDPGFLDMSGIPFPDLTDLTKVSEMSASFSMPAADTLRGTEKLMSNSEATTYFENPTALNPEDLTMYPEGSVKQPELDQLIPSISPLPSLALPNEISSKTTLGTDPDNQETKLPLNSFESSLSTTTLKPDDEGGEQKEEAAQDQ